TAATACTTTGACATCTAACTCAAACAACGAATATCTATCAATAAAAGAAATGAACGGGGCAACTGGTATCACTATATCGTCCCAAATTTGCTTTGCTATTGATAATTCAAATACCATTTATTTTAATACTGACAATGGTATTTATAAGTTGACTGCGGGTTCAACAACGGCAACTAAAATAAATGATATCAATGATTATGTTAGGTCGATTGATATTGATAGCGACAACAACATTTATTTTGGAACAAACAATGGTGCTTTTGTGTTGAAACAAGGTTCAACAACCTCAACCAAAATAAATGGCATTAGTGGTAATGTTCTTTCGATTGCTGTTGATAGTAAAGACAATATTTATTTTGGAACAAACAATGGTGCGTTTGTTTTAAAACAAGGTGAAACAACACCAACCAAAATAAATGATATCAATTATTATGTTAGGTCGATTGATATTGATAGCGACAACAACATTTATTTTGGAACAAACAATGGTGCGTTTGTTTTAAAACAAGGTGAAACAACACCAACCAAAATAAATGATATCAATGATTATGTTTATTCGATTGCTGTTGATAGTAAAGACAATATTTATTTTAGAACAAACAATGGTGCTTTTGTGTTGAAACAAGGTTCAACAACCTCAACCAAAATAAATGGTATTAGTGGTAATGTTGTTTCGATTGCTGTTGATAGTAAAGACAATATTTATTTTGGAACAAACAACGGTGCTTTTGTGTTGAAACAAGGTTCAACAACCTCAACCAAAATAAATGGTATTAATGATTATGTTCTTTCGATTGCTGTTGATAGTAAAGACAATATTTATTTTGGTACTGATGATGGCATTTATGTTTTGCAAACTGCTTTGTCGTGGTTAAAAACACAAAGTCAGTTTAATCTAGTTGATAGTACAAAAACGCAAACTTGAACACGAAGCGACTTGCTTAGTGTTGATGGGGAGTTAAATATTGATATTGTGAATCCAAACATTGATAAAGTTGTGTTTGATAATGTCCAACAAGGACAAACAAGTAAACAATGGAAAATCAATGTTAAACCCGAAACCACACCACGAGACCATAATTTACAAGTATTTTTTACTTTGGAAGGTAAACAATACAAGAGTGAAATTATTGTCTCAATGCAAGCAAAAATTAACCCACCAACAACAAGTAAACAAGAAAATTTAAGCAATGTGATTAAATTTGGTGATGATAATAATTTAGGTAATATTATTGATAATAACGACAATACTATTGAAGCAAAAATTCAACAACTTAATTCTCGTATTGTTGATTTTTCACAAATTGAAATAACAAACAAAGACAATAATAAAGCAACTTTAACTGCAAAACCTGACAGCAAAAGTTATATTGGTTCGGTTGATATAACTTATAATGTTGTTCCGACAACAATAGTGGATTTAAAAATTGATGTAATACCAACATCATCACAAGCAACGGTGGTCAAAGATTATCTTGGTCAAATTGATACAAGTAAAATGACAAACCCCGTTAACACATTCTATTATACAAGTAGTGAAAGCACTATCAAACTGCTAAAACCAACATCAAGCAGTGTCATAACTGGGATTGTGTATGGTTGTGATGAGCATTGAAATAAAACATCACAATCAAACACGATTGACCCGATAAATGGGAATAAAACTTGATGGGTCGCAGTTAGCAACAAAGGACGGCAAATATATAGTTGAATTGTCTGATAACTTAGGTTATACCAACAATGTTTATTTACAAATTACATCAAAGCAAACAATTTCAAATTATTTTGATATTAATAATGGGAAACAATTTGAACAGTGAGCAGAAGCAAGTGGATATGATAATATCCGTGGGTATAGTGCTATTCAATTAAACAATCTTTTTAAAAAAAGTAAAAATTGACAGCAACTAGCAAGTGATAGTCAATTTGCAACTGCGGTTGCTGAGTGGTTTAAAACAAATGGCAAATTGTTATCAACCGAATCTTTGACAAAAGAGAAAGTTGTAGAGCAGTTAAAAACCCAAATTCCAAGCGATATTAAAATTGATAAGGTAAATACCAACAATTATGATGTAAACAAAGTAGAGTTTGATTTAAATGAAAGTGAGTTTAAACCAAACGACAAAGGTAATATTACTGTTAAATACGGTACTGCCACATCAGAGCAATTTTCTTTGCAAATAAAAAATAGCAGTTCAACCTACAACAATAAAGGAGGCGATAGTAAATTGTGAATTATTGGTCTTGTTGTTGGTGTCTTGGCGGGTCTTGCTCTTTTTGGATGGTTGTTTAAACGGTTTGTCTTTGATAAATATTTTTTACCGAAAATTAAAAAA
This genomic window from Spiroplasma kunkelii CR2-3x contains:
- a CDS encoding ligand-binding sensor domain-containing protein — its product is MKKLLSILTITTLTTSIPAPLLAAVPLTNTLTSNSNNEYLSIKEMNGATGITISSQICFAIDNSNTIYFNTDNGIYKLTAGSTTATKINDINDYVRSIDIDSDNNIYFGTNNGAFVLKQGSTTSTKINGISGNVLSIAVDSKDNIYFGTNNGAFVLKQGETTPTKINDINYYVRSIDIDSDNNIYFGTNNGAFVLKQGETTPTKINDINDYVYSIAVDSKDNIYFRTNNGAFVLKQGSTTSTKINGISGNVVSIAVDSKDNIYFGTNNGAFVLKQGSTTSTKINGINDYVLSIAVDSKDNIYFGTDDGIYVLQTALSWLKTQSQFNLVDSTKTQTWTRSDLLSVDGELNIDIVNPNIDKVVFDNVQQGQTSKQWKINVKPETTPRDHNLQVFFTLEGKQYKSEIIVSMQAKINPPTTSKQENLSNVIKFGDDNNLGNIIDNNDNTIEAKIQQLNSRIVDFSQIEITNKDNNKATLTAKPDSKSYIGSVDITYNVVPTTIVDLKIDVIPTSSQATVVKDYLGQIDTSKMTNPVNTFYYTSSESTIKLLKPTSSSVITGIVYGCDEHWNKTSQSNTIDPINGNKTWWVAVSNKGRQIYSWIVW